From a single Bacillus pumilus genomic region:
- a CDS encoding PAS domain-containing protein — protein sequence MVSSNIFGLQKQLELIKKALDHARIGVVITDPSLEDNPIVYVNHGFTHMTGYKPDEMLGRNCRFLQGKDTDQEQLDLIRHGLKNRTPITTQLKNYKKDGTFFWNELNIDPLYIEQDDKTFFIGFQKDITKQKEYEQLLEDSLQEVTSLSTPIVPIKNGVSALPLIGKLSEERFDAIVSKLTCILDDSKDDYLIVDLSGLIDVDDSVAARIFKLHHLLNLTGTELIITGIKPQLAMKMKDLDTDLQNTVTYLTVKEAIKGLSLADNPV from the coding sequence ATGGTCAGCTCGAACATCTTCGGCTTGCAAAAACAGCTTGAACTCATAAAAAAAGCGCTAGATCATGCGCGGATCGGTGTTGTCATTACAGACCCTTCTTTAGAGGATAACCCTATCGTTTATGTGAATCATGGCTTTACACACATGACTGGATACAAACCAGATGAGATGCTTGGGCGTAATTGTCGATTCCTTCAAGGGAAAGACACAGATCAAGAACAGCTTGATCTCATACGACATGGATTAAAGAATAGAACACCTATTACCACACAGCTAAAAAACTATAAAAAAGACGGTACTTTTTTTTGGAATGAACTCAATATAGATCCTCTATACATTGAACAAGATGATAAAACATTTTTCATTGGTTTTCAAAAGGATATTACGAAACAGAAAGAATATGAACAGCTCCTAGAAGATTCCTTACAGGAAGTCACCTCTCTTTCGACGCCGATCGTCCCAATCAAAAATGGGGTATCTGCTTTACCGCTCATCGGAAAACTATCTGAAGAACGCTTTGATGCCATTGTCTCGAAGCTAACTTGTATATTAGATGATTCAAAGGATGATTATTTAATTGTCGACCTTTCTGGTTTAATCGATGTTGATGATTCCGTTGCGGCACGCATTTTCAAGCTGCATCATCTCCTCAATTTAACTGGAACCGAATTGATCATCACAGGAATCAAACCGCAGCTTGCGATGAAAATGAAAGACTTGGATACTGATTTACAGAATACGGTCACATATTTGACAGTTAAAGAAGCAATCAAAGGACTATCATTAGCTGATAACCCTGTGTAA
- the leuS gene encoding leucine--tRNA ligase → MSFQHREIEKKWQNYWLTHKTFATSDSEDKPKFYALDMFPYPSGAGLHVGHPEGYTATDILSRMKRMQGYDVLHPMGWDAFGLPAEQYALDTGNDPAVFTEENINNFRRQIQSLGFSYDWDREINTTDPNYYKWTQWIFLKLYEKGLAYIDEVPVNWCPALGTVLANEEVIDGKSERGGHPVERRPMKQWMLKITAYADRLLEDLEDIDWPESIKDMQRNWIGRSEGAHVHFEVEGHDEQFTVFTTRPDTLFGATYAVLAPEHALVEKMTSAAQKEAVEAYIKEIQSKSDLERTDLAKTKTGIFTGAYAINPLNGEKMPIWIADYVLASYGTGAIMAVPAHDERDYEFAKTFDLPIKEVVEGGDIEKEAYTGDGIHINSDFLDGLGKEEAIEKAIAWLEEHQKGEKKVTYRLRDWLFSRQRYWGEPIPIIHWEDGTSSAVSEEELPLILPKTTEIKPSGTGESPLANIKDWVEVVDPVTGKKGRRETNTMPQWAGSCWYFLRYIDPHNTEELASPEKLKKWLPVDVYIGGAEHAVLHLLYARFWHKFLYDIGVVPTKEPFMKLFNQGMILGENNEKMSKSKGNVVNPDDIVESHGADTLRLYEMFMGPLDASIAWSETGLDGARRFLDRVWRLFTNEDGSISDTVTEQSGGALERSYHETVMKVTDHYEGLRFNTGISQLMVFINDAYKADTLPKEYAEGFVKLLSPIAPHLAEELWDKLGHEGSISYEAWPQYDESKLVDDEVEIVVQLNGKVKAKLTVPADATKEQLEELAKNDARVKEQLEGKTIRKVIAVPGKLVNIVAN, encoded by the coding sequence TTGAGTTTTCAGCATCGGGAAATTGAAAAGAAGTGGCAGAATTATTGGCTGACACATAAAACATTCGCCACATCTGACTCGGAAGATAAACCAAAGTTCTATGCGCTTGATATGTTTCCATACCCATCAGGAGCAGGGCTGCATGTCGGGCACCCTGAAGGTTACACAGCAACGGATATTTTATCACGCATGAAACGCATGCAGGGATACGATGTTCTTCATCCAATGGGATGGGACGCATTTGGTCTTCCAGCAGAACAGTATGCGCTAGATACAGGGAATGATCCGGCGGTCTTTACAGAAGAGAACATCAATAACTTCCGCCGCCAAATTCAATCACTAGGGTTCTCATATGATTGGGATCGAGAAATCAATACGACAGATCCGAATTATTATAAATGGACACAATGGATTTTCTTGAAGTTGTATGAAAAAGGATTGGCGTATATCGATGAAGTACCAGTGAACTGGTGCCCAGCGCTTGGCACAGTCCTTGCAAATGAAGAAGTCATTGATGGAAAAAGTGAACGCGGAGGGCATCCAGTAGAAAGACGTCCAATGAAACAATGGATGCTGAAAATCACAGCGTATGCGGACAGGCTGCTAGAAGATTTAGAAGACATTGATTGGCCTGAAAGCATCAAAGATATGCAACGTAACTGGATCGGACGTTCAGAGGGCGCTCACGTTCATTTCGAAGTAGAAGGACATGACGAACAGTTTACTGTGTTTACAACGCGTCCTGATACACTATTTGGTGCAACATATGCAGTCCTTGCGCCAGAACATGCACTTGTTGAAAAAATGACATCCGCTGCTCAAAAAGAAGCAGTCGAAGCATATATCAAAGAAATTCAATCAAAGAGCGACTTAGAGCGGACAGATCTTGCAAAAACGAAGACAGGTATTTTCACAGGTGCTTATGCCATCAATCCATTAAATGGTGAAAAAATGCCGATTTGGATTGCAGATTACGTGTTGGCTTCGTATGGAACAGGTGCGATTATGGCGGTACCTGCCCATGATGAGCGTGACTATGAATTCGCCAAAACATTTGATCTTCCAATCAAGGAAGTTGTCGAAGGCGGAGACATTGAAAAAGAAGCTTACACAGGTGATGGAATACACATTAACTCTGATTTCCTCGATGGATTAGGAAAAGAAGAAGCGATTGAAAAAGCCATTGCATGGCTGGAAGAACATCAAAAAGGCGAAAAGAAAGTCACTTATCGTTTAAGAGACTGGCTATTTAGCCGCCAGCGTTATTGGGGTGAGCCAATTCCAATTATTCATTGGGAGGACGGAACGTCTTCAGCTGTTTCAGAGGAAGAGCTTCCACTGATTTTGCCTAAGACGACTGAGATTAAGCCAAGTGGTACAGGTGAATCACCTTTAGCCAATATCAAAGATTGGGTTGAGGTTGTCGATCCTGTTACAGGTAAAAAAGGACGCCGTGAAACCAATACAATGCCGCAATGGGCAGGCAGCTGCTGGTATTTCTTACGTTATATTGATCCGCATAACACAGAAGAACTTGCATCTCCTGAAAAGCTAAAGAAATGGCTTCCGGTTGATGTCTATATCGGCGGAGCAGAACATGCTGTACTGCATCTTCTATATGCACGCTTCTGGCATAAGTTCTTGTACGATATCGGTGTTGTTCCGACAAAAGAACCATTCATGAAATTGTTCAACCAAGGTATGATTCTTGGAGAAAATAATGAAAAAATGAGTAAATCAAAAGGGAACGTTGTCAATCCAGATGATATCGTAGAATCTCATGGTGCGGATACATTACGACTTTATGAAATGTTCATGGGTCCTTTAGATGCGTCAATCGCTTGGTCTGAAACAGGACTTGATGGTGCTCGCCGTTTCCTTGATCGTGTATGGCGTCTATTTACAAATGAAGATGGCTCAATCAGTGATACAGTGACGGAGCAATCTGGTGGCGCATTAGAACGCAGCTATCATGAAACTGTGATGAAAGTAACGGACCATTATGAAGGCCTGCGCTTCAATACGGGAATCTCTCAATTAATGGTATTTATTAATGATGCCTACAAGGCTGATACATTGCCGAAAGAATATGCAGAAGGCTTTGTGAAACTTCTTTCTCCAATTGCACCGCATTTAGCGGAAGAGCTTTGGGATAAACTTGGTCATGAAGGATCCATTTCTTATGAAGCTTGGCCGCAATATGACGAGTCAAAGCTTGTCGACGATGAAGTAGAAATTGTCGTACAATTGAATGGAAAAGTGAAAGCAAAATTAACTGTTCCTGCCGATGCAACAAAAGAACAGTTAGAAGAGCTAGCGAAAAATGATGCACGCGTAAAAGAACAGCTTGAAGGGAAAACCATTCGCAAAGTGATTGCGGTTCCTGGGAAGCTTGTCAATATTGTTGCAAATTAA
- a CDS encoding DUF4257 domain-containing protein, translating to MKMLQQVIIACAIGGVMGILGHVKKKGRLEKPRMTKKFIYLGFIEDWLVGMIAATLLVLSSNPDSSLHLVILSIISGYGGEAVLRSFDFVREQHSQNADSNRHNRSPHE from the coding sequence ATGAAAATGCTGCAACAAGTCATTATTGCTTGCGCCATTGGAGGGGTCATGGGCATTCTCGGTCACGTAAAGAAAAAAGGCAGGCTAGAGAAGCCCAGAATGACAAAAAAGTTTATTTATTTAGGGTTTATTGAAGATTGGCTCGTTGGGATGATTGCCGCTACACTGCTTGTCTTATCCTCAAATCCCGATTCTAGTCTGCACTTGGTCATCTTATCAATTATTTCAGGTTATGGAGGAGAAGCAGTTCTGCGAAGCTTTGATTTTGTAAGAGAACAGCATTCACAGAATGCAGACTCCAACCGTCATAACCGATCTCCACACGAATAA